One Loxodonta africana isolate mLoxAfr1 chromosome 8, mLoxAfr1.hap2, whole genome shotgun sequence DNA window includes the following coding sequences:
- the LEP gene encoding leptin, whose protein sequence is MRCGALCHLLWLWPSLAYIQAVPIRKVQDDTKTLIKTIVTRISDISHTQSVSSKHRVTGLDFIPGLHPVLNLSKMDQTLAIYQQILTSLPSRNVIQIANDLENLRDLLHLLAASKSCPFPRASGLETLESLGGVLEASLYSTEVVALSRLQGSLQDMLRQLDLSPGC, encoded by the exons ATGCGGTGTGGAGCCCTGTGCCACCTCCTGTGGCTTTGGCCTTCTCTGGCCTACATTCAAGCTGTGCCCATCCGAAAAGTCCAAGATGACACCAAAACCCTCATCAAGACCATTGTCACCAGGATCAGTGACATTTCACACACG CAGTCCGTCTCCTCCAAACACAGGGTCACCGGATTGGACTTCATTCCTGGGCTCCACCCTGTCCTGAATTTGTCCAAGATGGACCAGACATTGGCAATCTACCAGCAGATCCTCACCAGTCTGCCTTCCAGAAATGTGATCCAAATAGCCAACGACCTGGAGAACCTCCGGGACCTTCTCCACCTGCTGGCTGCATCCAAGAGCTGCCCCTTCCCCAGGGCCAGTGGCCTGGAGACCTTGGAGAGCCTGGGTGGTGTcctggaggcctcactctactccACAGAGGTGGTGGCCCTGAGCCGGCTGCAGGGGTCTCTGCAGGACATGCTGCGGCAGCTGGACCTCAGCCCTGGGTGCTGA